The sequence CATGATGGCCCTCGTATTGAATTCTCACGCCTTGCCTGCAACATCGGCCTGCGCCGCCGTTTCTGCATCAGGGAAAACGCGGATCAATGTCCGGCGCGTGTTCGCATGCGCCGCTTGCAGGGAGATCGGGACAGCGGCATCAGGCTGCCGTTGCGCAGTGGAGCGCGCGTTCATGATTCCCCGGAATGTGGACATGCGCGGCGGCTGCGGCCCGTTTTTCCTGTCCTTGATCGGTGCTGTTCTGCTTGTGGCGCTGGCGAGCATGGCTTTCGACAATGCTATGAATTCGAACCCGAAATTTCAAGCAGCTTTGCTGCGCGCGATGTTCCGGAATTTGCGAAAGCCATCCGACCAGTCAATGCCGGGATTGAAGGCTGGCGGACCAGGCAGCCGCCCCCCTGCTACAACCCCTCTCGTTGCCCCGACAACAGCATCTTCCGGTAGGCGCCGGGTTTCTCACCTGAAATGCGGGCAAACGCCCGGCTGAACGTGGCGACGTCGAAATAGCCCAGCTTTTCGGCGACGTCGAACAAGGCGATCGCCGGGTTCTGCAGGAAGTTCTTCGCGAGATCGATCATCACGCTCTTCACCAGCGCATTGAAGTTCGCGCCTTCGATCTCGAGCCGGCGCTGCAGCGTGCGCGCATTCATGCCGAGCGCGTCGGCAACCGCATTCAGGCTTCGGTATCGGGCCCACGACTGATAGAGGAGCTGGGTCACCCGCGCCGTGATCGACTGCTTCGCGTGATTGGCCAGCTGCCATTCCAGCTGATTGCAGCGCGGCAACAATTGCCGGAAGACCGCCCGATTCGAGAACCGGAGCTTCGACATCAGCAACCAGGCTGGAAAAATGATCCGGGTATGCGGCGCATTGAATTCGACCGGGCAGCCGAATATTTTCTTGAACGTTCGTTTCGGGACTTTTGATTTTGGCAGAGAAAATTCAATTTTCGTAAATGGCGCCGGATAACCGAGCATGTCTTCCGACTCGGTCCGAATCGCGGCCACGCAGATTTCCGTATTCAACCGCCGCAGGTTTTCGTTGAAGCGATATCCGTCCACGACGATCGACGCCAGATCCCCATGCTCTTCCACTCTCATTCTGAAATACGACTCGCCGGTAAGCGGATGGTCGCATGCGAATTGCCATGCCTCGCCAAAGGTCGGCGCACATTGCATCGCGTAGCCGCGCACCCCGCCGATCGAAACGTGGATCGCCTGCCCGATCTTCAAGCCAAGCGCGGGGTCCCGCGACAGGCGCCTGGCGTTCTCCAGCACGGCGAGCTCCTGCGCATACGTGATCGACACTTCGTCGTTCTCGAGCTGCTGAACGGAGATATCGGCGCCTCGCAATACCGCCTCCGCAGCGATGCCGGCCTCGCCAAGCAGATCGACGACGATCGAGACGGTGTGAAGCGAAACCGGAGTTTGAATTTCATCGACAGGGTCAAGTGTTGAATCCATCGAGCCGTTCATCGCGTGCTCCATCCGAATGCATCGGTATCGGGTGCCGGATTTCACGAGAGTATATGCTCGGTTTGTCGTGAAATGCCTAAGAATGTCGCCAAGTGCCTATTGACTATCCGGGACAAAACCGCAAAAGTACGATCGACATGATCTGAATACAAAACCACCGGGGCGAAGCGAACGAACCCTGTTGCGAAGCATAATAAAGCGGGCCGAACGTGTTATGAGAAACCATGTGTCCGGGGCGACGGAACCTCGACCGAGCGCGACCGATTTTGCATTCCTGCCCCGGTTCCGGGTGAATTCCGCTTGGCTCGGGCAGTCGCTGGCCGCGCCTGCGCTGCTGCTGCTCGTGGCTGGTGTCGTGTTCCCGATGGCCGTCATCGCATTCGCGTCGATTTCCGCGCCGGAAGAATGGGGTGGCGTGCGTTGGGGAAGCTTCAGCGCCGATGCTTATTGGCGGATTCTGTTCGAGCAGGATTTCGACGGCAACTGGACGCTCAACACGGGGCTCGCGGCAATCGCCGTTCGGACTTTCGCGCTGTCGATCGCAGCGACCATCGGGTGCCTCGCGCTCGGCTTCCCCGCCGCGCTCTATATCGCGATGCAACCCGCCCGTCGCCGGACGTGGCTGCTCATCTTCGTCACCGTGCCGTTCTGGACCAGCCTGATCGTCCGCCTGTATGCGTGGATCCTGCTTCTGAGGAGCGGCGGCGTCATCTCGACGGTGCTCGGCGGCCTGTTCGGCACCCACGTTCCCACGATCCTGTATACCGACATCGCCACGGTAATCGGACTGGTCTACGCATTCATCCCGTTCATGGTGCTCCCGATCTTCACGAGCCTCGAACACATGAACTGGAACATCGTCGACGCCGCATTCGATCTCGGTGCGACACCCTGGACGGTGGTCACGCGGATCATTGCGCCTTCGGCGCGGCACGGCATCGTGTCCGGGTGCATGCTGGTGCTGGTGCCGTCACTCGGCGCGTTCCTGATTCCGGACATGCTGGGCGGCGCGAAGTCGATGATGCTGGGCAACCTGATCAATCTCCAGTTCGGCGATGCACACAACTGGCCGCTCGGCGCGTCCCTGGCGATGGCGATGTACGCGCTGGTGCTGCTCTGCGTGCTGGCGAAACGCGTGCTCATGAATGCAAGGACGGGAGGCCGGCGTGCGCACTATGCTTGAGTTCCCGGGACTGCGCCCGCTCGCCTGGGTCTTCTTCCTGTTCCTGTACGCGCCCATCGTCGCGCTGGTCGCGCTGAGCTTCAACAACGGCGGATCGGCGACCGTATGGCAAGGATTCGGGCTGAGCGGATACGTGACCGTGCTGCACGACGCCGCCGCTTTCGCGGCCGCCCGCACGTCCTTTGCGATCGCCGCCCTCGCGGCGACGATGTCGTCACTGATCGCCATTCCCACCGCACTCCATCTATGGAACAACACGCGGCGAACCGCGCACTTCACGGGAATCCTGGTCGCGTCGCCGCTGCTCGTGCCCGAGATCGTGCTCGCGCTCGGCACGCTCATCCTGTTTTCGATCGTGGCGGTCAAGCTCAACTTCTGGACGATCGTGTTCGGTCACACGGTCTTCTGTCTCCCGTTCGCGTATCTGCCGATTCGCGGCTCGCTGTCGAGGATCGACCCGTCGTATCTCGAGGCCGCGGCCGACCTTGGCGCCAATCGCTGGCGCGTGTTTCGGCAGATCGTCTGGCCGCTGATCCGCACCGGGGTCGCGGCAGGCTTCGCACTCGCGTTCGTCGTGTCGATCGACGATTTCGTGACGACGTACTTCTTGTCGGGGACGGCGACGACGACACTGCCGATGTACATCTACGGCCTCATTACGCGGGGCGTCAAACCCAACGTGAATGCGCTTGCGACGATCGTGCTGTTCTTTTCGTTCGGCGCCGCGCTGCTGTCGGTCTGGCTTTCGCGGGCGGCCAACAGCGAAAAACAACTGTCAATCCTGGAGCGAGCATGAAGATCGTAGCAACCGTCGTCCTGGCCGGCATGGCCATGATGCAATCCGCGCAAGCCGAGCAAGTGCTGCGTTTCGGCAATTGGCCGGGCTATTACCCGGTGGAGCTGCTCAAGAAGTTCAAGAAGGAAACCGGGATCGACGTCACGCTCACCGCGTATGACAGCGATGCCGCGGTGGCGACGAAGATGAAGGCCGGCGGCAGCGACTACGACGTCGTGATCGTTTCGGACCTTTACGTATCGATGCTGGGCAAGCAGAACCTGATCGACAAGCTCGACAAGACCAAACTGCCGAACGCCAAAAACATCCGGCCCGAGTACGCCCATCCTGCCGGCGACGCGAATCGCGATTACGGGATGCCGTACCAGGTGATCACGACCGGCCTCGTCTACGACACGTCGCGCGTCCCGAACGGGGTGCTGCCCGACACGTGGAAGACCTTCTTCGAGCCGCCGGAATACCTGAAGGGCAAGATCGTCGCGCTGAACGTCCAGGAGGAGTTGTACATGGCGGCCTCGTGGTACCTCGGGCAGGACGAATGCTCGGAGAACCCGCAAGACGCGAAGCGTGTGCTCGCGGTGCTCGAGAAGCAGAAGCCGTCGCTGCTCGCCTACGCGAACGACGGCGTGGTCGAGCGCTTCCAGTCCAGGCAAGTCATCATGAATCACGACTGGAGCGCCGACGCGGCCAAGTATCACAAGGTGCTGCCGACCATCGTCTTCATGTATCCGCGGGAAGGGGTGCATCAATACGTCGACAATTTCGTCATCCCGAGCGCGGCGAAGAATCGCGACAACGCGTATCGCTTCATCAACTGGATGATGGAGCCGCGCAACATTGCCGAGGCATCGAACTTCAATCGCTATCACGATGCGATCGTCGGCTCGACGCAGTTCCTGACGCCCGAATTGCAGAAGGACCCGACGATCAACCCGCCGCCCGAGTTTCAAAAGCGCCTGAAGCCGATGAAGATCTGCTCACCGGCCGCGATGGCGCTGCGCGACAAGGTGTGGGTCAAGCTGAAAGGCTGAGGCTGTTTCCATGTCCGCCGACCGGCCGGTCGGCGGACCATCGCTCGATCGAGGTTCAACGAGCCTTGCCAGATTCGCATTGATTCGCTCTCCATAGCGAATCGGCAAATTGATTCGACAAAGAAACGTATGATGCATCAGGCATTTTCTTCGCGCGACGCCTCGCCCATCCCGGACTCCCCCGGAGTCCCGTCTGGACACGCGATCAGATCCAGCCGCGTGCCTCGGATAAGCCAGACGGGCTTACGGCCTTCGACAACCACGCTCCCGTCGAGGGCCGCTTTCTCTTTCCACGCTTCACACCACCGCCAAATTCCCGTTTGGCTCTCTCTATTGGCCGGTGGCTTCGCCGCGGGCGCTACTCCGGCGAGATGCGCTCACGGCACCTTTTATTCCATGCCGATCGACGCGGGGCGGCGTCCGCATCGGCGATCGCCGCGTCGTGCGCAACGCACGAGGCTTCGCCAATCACACGGGGAGTGACGACAATGCTGAACTGTATGAACGCGATCTGGACACCGACGAGCCGAACACCACCCGATGGCCGCCGCCGGCGCAGGAACGGCGCGGTTGGCGGCGGCGCGAAATCGACGGCGCCGAGGAAGGCCCCTGCGCGCGCGTCGAGCGCGCAATGCCCCGCAAGCCGTTGCGCCGACGACACGAGCACAAGGCCGCCGCAGCCACTGCCTTCCAAGCGCCTGCATTGGCGGTCGAAGCGGCTATGAGCGACGCCAATCCATATTTGGAACTGACGTCGGAAATTGTCACGGAGCGGTGCGTGTGAATCCTCTGACGGTCAGACTGCTCGATCGCACAAAATCTGTATTCCTCTATGACGACGTCTCGATCAAAAACAACTCACGATCGCGGCCGGCGATCCAGCGAGGCGCCCGTCCGCGTCCGCTCCAGACGGCGCCGGATACAGGGTCACGATATTTTGCCGTGGCCGGAGCGCGACGCTTGACCCGGCGTGACCTGCGTTGAATATCAGCAAACAGATCTTCGGGTCTCAGATCGAACTCGGCAATTATTTTCTGAATTTCATTTACGGCACCCTGCACTTCCTTCTTGCGCGCAATTTCAGCCTGGGCTTGAAGCGTTCGTATCCTGGTTTTCAGATCCAGATAGGCAGACATATCACTTCCCCTGAATTAATAAACTCTTTCAATTCGCCGCCATTCGGCCATTGCGATTTCGGCGGTGCGTCATTGGCTGGATGCCGCCGCGATTTCGATGGCTTTGAGAACGATCGGTTTGTCGACCATCTTTCCATCCACCACGATCGCTTCTCCGCCACTTGCCCGAGCCGCCCCTACGACTCGATGCGCCCATTCCATTTCCGCCTCGGAATAGGCAAA is a genomic window of Burkholderia cepacia containing:
- a CDS encoding AraC family transcriptional regulator — protein: MNGSMDSTLDPVDEIQTPVSLHTVSIVVDLLGEAGIAAEAVLRGADISVQQLENDEVSITYAQELAVLENARRLSRDPALGLKIGQAIHVSIGGVRGYAMQCAPTFGEAWQFACDHPLTGESYFRMRVEEHGDLASIVVDGYRFNENLRRLNTEICVAAIRTESEDMLGYPAPFTKIEFSLPKSKVPKRTFKKIFGCPVEFNAPHTRIIFPAWLLMSKLRFSNRAVFRQLLPRCNQLEWQLANHAKQSITARVTQLLYQSWARYRSLNAVADALGMNARTLQRRLEIEGANFNALVKSVMIDLAKNFLQNPAIALFDVAEKLGYFDVATFSRAFARISGEKPGAYRKMLLSGQREGL
- a CDS encoding ABC transporter permease, which translates into the protein MNSAWLGQSLAAPALLLLVAGVVFPMAVIAFASISAPEEWGGVRWGSFSADAYWRILFEQDFDGNWTLNTGLAAIAVRTFALSIAATIGCLALGFPAALYIAMQPARRRTWLLIFVTVPFWTSLIVRLYAWILLLRSGGVISTVLGGLFGTHVPTILYTDIATVIGLVYAFIPFMVLPIFTSLEHMNWNIVDAAFDLGATPWTVVTRIIAPSARHGIVSGCMLVLVPSLGAFLIPDMLGGAKSMMLGNLINLQFGDAHNWPLGASLAMAMYALVLLCVLAKRVLMNARTGGRRAHYA
- a CDS encoding ABC transporter permease yields the protein MLEFPGLRPLAWVFFLFLYAPIVALVALSFNNGGSATVWQGFGLSGYVTVLHDAAAFAAARTSFAIAALAATMSSLIAIPTALHLWNNTRRTAHFTGILVASPLLVPEIVLALGTLILFSIVAVKLNFWTIVFGHTVFCLPFAYLPIRGSLSRIDPSYLEAAADLGANRWRVFRQIVWPLIRTGVAAGFALAFVVSIDDFVTTYFLSGTATTTLPMYIYGLITRGVKPNVNALATIVLFFSFGAALLSVWLSRAANSEKQLSILERA
- a CDS encoding extracellular solute-binding protein codes for the protein MKIVATVVLAGMAMMQSAQAEQVLRFGNWPGYYPVELLKKFKKETGIDVTLTAYDSDAAVATKMKAGGSDYDVVIVSDLYVSMLGKQNLIDKLDKTKLPNAKNIRPEYAHPAGDANRDYGMPYQVITTGLVYDTSRVPNGVLPDTWKTFFEPPEYLKGKIVALNVQEELYMAASWYLGQDECSENPQDAKRVLAVLEKQKPSLLAYANDGVVERFQSRQVIMNHDWSADAAKYHKVLPTIVFMYPREGVHQYVDNFVIPSAAKNRDNAYRFINWMMEPRNIAEASNFNRYHDAIVGSTQFLTPELQKDPTINPPPEFQKRLKPMKICSPAAMALRDKVWVKLKG
- a CDS encoding H-NS histone family protein, with the translated sequence MSAYLDLKTRIRTLQAQAEIARKKEVQGAVNEIQKIIAEFDLRPEDLFADIQRRSRRVKRRAPATAKYRDPVSGAVWSGRGRAPRWIAGRDRELFLIETSS